Proteins encoded by one window of Salvia splendens isolate huo1 chromosome 5, SspV2, whole genome shotgun sequence:
- the LOC121805624 gene encoding uncharacterized protein LOC121805624 isoform X1, with amino-acid sequence METENAESAPKNDSLWILKSIFSKKTSGDGGADADLKNPPSDNQPLPFLSAHANSVVARCSKILSISTKELQALFDVELPYNLRQPPSYARNFLEFCSFKALHLAITRPNYLIHKEFCHLTFDMMVAWEDPHIDSNLIDNETASCSNQDVEGEDGWSLFYSNSTKMAVQVDDKKTVGPEAFARIAPACPVIADVTTVHNLFDVLTSSSGPRLHFLIYDKYLRSLEKVAKSAQNALGPQITASHALADDEVIIDIDGTVPTQPVLQHIGMSAWPGRLTLTNYALYFEPGVGLYDNAVKYDLATDTKQVVKPELTGPLGARLFDKAVMYKSTTMAEPVYLEFPEFKGCSRRDYWLDICLEILRAHRFNRKYHLKGNQQSEVLAWAILGIFRFHAVREAFRVSSSNYKTLLCFNLAESLPGGDMIMVTLASQMALINPSAGQQEVSISPNANRRPIFPVALLTLSRLKIISPKEGEVNVEATYPAGNLRVGEANPLEAVVKQLEQNTGKAEAAQATVDQVKVEGIDTNVAVMKELLFPVIQIYSRIDRLASWNNPYKSVTFIAIFSYLIVWGWAKYLVPSVFVFLALVMLWLKYVWKRRQVEAFKIVPPPSKNPVEQLIILQEAVTQLESLIQSVNIALLKIRALLFAVAPQATDKLTVLLFAMAMGLVFVPVRYVILMCFLEFSTRYMPLRRAGTERGMRRLKEWWIRIPAAPVRIVKPDDKKRK; translated from the exons ATGGAGACGGAGAATGCAGAATCGGCGCCAAAGAACGACAGCCTCTGGATTTTGAAATCAATTTTCTCGAAGAAGACCAGCGGAGACGGCGGCGCCGACGCCGATTTGAAGAATCCGCCGAGCGACAATCAGCCGCTTCCTTTTCTCTCAGCTCACGCCAATTCCGTCGTCGCTCGTTGCTCTAA gaTTCTCAGCATATCAACCAAAGAGTTACAGGCCCTATTCGATGTAGAGCTACCTTATAATCTTAGGCAACCTCCATCCTATGCTAGGAACTTCCTTGAATTCTGCTCGTTTAAAGCACTACATTTGGCCATCACAAGACCCAATTATTTAATTCACAAGGAATTTTGCCATCTGACATTTGACATGATGGTCGCATGGGAGGATCCTCATATTGATAGTAACCTCATAGATAAT GAAACTGCTTCCTGCAGCAATCAGGATGTGGAGGGTGAAGATGGTTGGTCATTGTTTTATTCCAACTCAACCAAAATGGCTGTTCAG GTTGATGACAAGAAAACTGTTGGGCCAGAGGCTTTTGCTCGGATAGCTCCTGCCTGTCCAGTTATTGCAGATGTAACCACTGTTCACAATCTTTTTGATGTTCTGACCAGTTCTTCAGGTCCCCGACTTCATTTTCTGATATACGACAAATACCTACGGAGTCTTGAAAA GGTTGCAAAGTCCGCACAAAATGCATTGGGACCACAGATCACTGCCTCTCATGCACTTGCTGATGATGAAGTTATTATAGATATTGATGGCACGGTTCCTACACAACCAGTTTTGCAACATATTGGGATGTCTGCATGGCCAG GGCGGTTGACATTGACAAACTATGCTCTCTACTTTGAGCCTGGCGTTGGTTTATATGACAATGCTGTAAAATATGATCTAGCAACTGACACAAAACAAGTTGTAAAGCCTGAATTAACTGGACCCTTGGGTGCTCGTCTTTTTGATAAAGCTGTCATGTACAAGTCAACAACCAT GGCAGAGCCCGTCTATCTGGAATTCCCTGAATTCAAAGGTTGCTCAAGGAGAGACTACTGGCTGGATATATGTCTGGAGATTTTGCGTGCCCACAGGTTCAATAGAAAATATCATCTAAAAGGAAACCAGCAATCAGAAGTGCTTGCTTGGGCAATTCTTGGAATTTTTCGGTTTCATGCAGTTAGAGAGGCCTTCCGTGTCTCATCGTCCAATTACaagactttgttatgttttaACTTGGCTGAAAGTCTTCCAGGTGGAGATATGATAATGGTAACTCTGGCGAGTCAAATGGCCCTCATAAACCCTAGTGCTGGCCAACAAGAGGTTTCTATTTCTCCAAATGCAAATAGGCGGCCCATATTCCCTGTTGCACTTCTTACGCTTAGTAGACTAAAAATTATTTCTCCGAAAGAGGGAGAAGTAAATGTAGAAGCAACATATCCTGCTGGAAATCTTCGTGTTGGTGAAGCAAATCCTCTAGAAGCTGTTGTGAAGCAGTTGGAACAGAACACTGGAAAGGCTGAAGCTGCTCAAGCAACTGTTGATCAAGTGAAAGTTGAAGGAATCGATACCAATGTAGCAGTGATGAAG GAGTTGCTTTTCCCGGTTATTCAGATATATAGCCGGATTGACCGTTTGGCTTCCTGGAATAATCCCTACAAGTCAGTGACGTTCATCGCAATATTTAGCTATTTGATAGTTTG GGGTTGGGCCAAGTATCTAGTACCATCTGTTTTCGTATTTTTGGCACTCGTGATGCTCTGGCTCAAGTACGTTTGGAAAAGAAGACAAGTGGAGGCATTCAAAATTGTACCTCCCCCTAGCAAGAATCCAGTGGAGCAGCTGATAATATTACAAGAAGCAGTAACTCAACTCGAGTCGCTCATCCAAAGTGTAAACATCGCTCTTCTCAAAATACGAGCACTCCTCTTTGCTGTCGCACCACAG GCGACGGATAAGCTGACTGTGTTGTTGTTTGCAATGGCTATGGGGCTTGTATTTGTGCCAGTGAGATATGTGATATTGATGTGTTTTCTCGAGTTTTCCACGAGATATATGCCGTTGCGAAGGGCAGGTACCGAACGAGGGATGAGACGGTTGAAGGAGTGGTGGATCAGAATACCAGCTGCTCCTGTGCGGATTGTCAAGCCAGATGACAAAAAGAGGAAATAA
- the LOC121805624 gene encoding uncharacterized protein LOC121805624 isoform X2 has product MELWTRIPWCTLNIATRILSISTKELQALFDVELPYNLRQPPSYARNFLEFCSFKALHLAITRPNYLIHKEFCHLTFDMMVAWEDPHIDSNLIDNETASCSNQDVEGEDGWSLFYSNSTKMAVQVDDKKTVGPEAFARIAPACPVIADVTTVHNLFDVLTSSSGPRLHFLIYDKYLRSLEKVAKSAQNALGPQITASHALADDEVIIDIDGTVPTQPVLQHIGMSAWPGRLTLTNYALYFEPGVGLYDNAVKYDLATDTKQVVKPELTGPLGARLFDKAVMYKSTTMAEPVYLEFPEFKGCSRRDYWLDICLEILRAHRFNRKYHLKGNQQSEVLAWAILGIFRFHAVREAFRVSSSNYKTLLCFNLAESLPGGDMIMVTLASQMALINPSAGQQEVSISPNANRRPIFPVALLTLSRLKIISPKEGEVNVEATYPAGNLRVGEANPLEAVVKQLEQNTGKAEAAQATVDQVKVEGIDTNVAVMKELLFPVIQIYSRIDRLASWNNPYKSVTFIAIFSYLIVWGWAKYLVPSVFVFLALVMLWLKYVWKRRQVEAFKIVPPPSKNPVEQLIILQEAVTQLESLIQSVNIALLKIRALLFAVAPQATDKLTVLLFAMAMGLVFVPVRYVILMCFLEFSTRYMPLRRAGTERGMRRLKEWWIRIPAAPVRIVKPDDKKRK; this is encoded by the exons ATGGAATTATGGACGAGAATTCCATGGTGCACGCTGAATATTGCCACTCG gaTTCTCAGCATATCAACCAAAGAGTTACAGGCCCTATTCGATGTAGAGCTACCTTATAATCTTAGGCAACCTCCATCCTATGCTAGGAACTTCCTTGAATTCTGCTCGTTTAAAGCACTACATTTGGCCATCACAAGACCCAATTATTTAATTCACAAGGAATTTTGCCATCTGACATTTGACATGATGGTCGCATGGGAGGATCCTCATATTGATAGTAACCTCATAGATAAT GAAACTGCTTCCTGCAGCAATCAGGATGTGGAGGGTGAAGATGGTTGGTCATTGTTTTATTCCAACTCAACCAAAATGGCTGTTCAG GTTGATGACAAGAAAACTGTTGGGCCAGAGGCTTTTGCTCGGATAGCTCCTGCCTGTCCAGTTATTGCAGATGTAACCACTGTTCACAATCTTTTTGATGTTCTGACCAGTTCTTCAGGTCCCCGACTTCATTTTCTGATATACGACAAATACCTACGGAGTCTTGAAAA GGTTGCAAAGTCCGCACAAAATGCATTGGGACCACAGATCACTGCCTCTCATGCACTTGCTGATGATGAAGTTATTATAGATATTGATGGCACGGTTCCTACACAACCAGTTTTGCAACATATTGGGATGTCTGCATGGCCAG GGCGGTTGACATTGACAAACTATGCTCTCTACTTTGAGCCTGGCGTTGGTTTATATGACAATGCTGTAAAATATGATCTAGCAACTGACACAAAACAAGTTGTAAAGCCTGAATTAACTGGACCCTTGGGTGCTCGTCTTTTTGATAAAGCTGTCATGTACAAGTCAACAACCAT GGCAGAGCCCGTCTATCTGGAATTCCCTGAATTCAAAGGTTGCTCAAGGAGAGACTACTGGCTGGATATATGTCTGGAGATTTTGCGTGCCCACAGGTTCAATAGAAAATATCATCTAAAAGGAAACCAGCAATCAGAAGTGCTTGCTTGGGCAATTCTTGGAATTTTTCGGTTTCATGCAGTTAGAGAGGCCTTCCGTGTCTCATCGTCCAATTACaagactttgttatgttttaACTTGGCTGAAAGTCTTCCAGGTGGAGATATGATAATGGTAACTCTGGCGAGTCAAATGGCCCTCATAAACCCTAGTGCTGGCCAACAAGAGGTTTCTATTTCTCCAAATGCAAATAGGCGGCCCATATTCCCTGTTGCACTTCTTACGCTTAGTAGACTAAAAATTATTTCTCCGAAAGAGGGAGAAGTAAATGTAGAAGCAACATATCCTGCTGGAAATCTTCGTGTTGGTGAAGCAAATCCTCTAGAAGCTGTTGTGAAGCAGTTGGAACAGAACACTGGAAAGGCTGAAGCTGCTCAAGCAACTGTTGATCAAGTGAAAGTTGAAGGAATCGATACCAATGTAGCAGTGATGAAG GAGTTGCTTTTCCCGGTTATTCAGATATATAGCCGGATTGACCGTTTGGCTTCCTGGAATAATCCCTACAAGTCAGTGACGTTCATCGCAATATTTAGCTATTTGATAGTTTG GGGTTGGGCCAAGTATCTAGTACCATCTGTTTTCGTATTTTTGGCACTCGTGATGCTCTGGCTCAAGTACGTTTGGAAAAGAAGACAAGTGGAGGCATTCAAAATTGTACCTCCCCCTAGCAAGAATCCAGTGGAGCAGCTGATAATATTACAAGAAGCAGTAACTCAACTCGAGTCGCTCATCCAAAGTGTAAACATCGCTCTTCTCAAAATACGAGCACTCCTCTTTGCTGTCGCACCACAG GCGACGGATAAGCTGACTGTGTTGTTGTTTGCAATGGCTATGGGGCTTGTATTTGTGCCAGTGAGATATGTGATATTGATGTGTTTTCTCGAGTTTTCCACGAGATATATGCCGTTGCGAAGGGCAGGTACCGAACGAGGGATGAGACGGTTGAAGGAGTGGTGGATCAGAATACCAGCTGCTCCTGTGCGGATTGTCAAGCCAGATGACAAAAAGAGGAAATAA